DNA sequence from the Methylomonas albis genome:
ATGGCTTGTAGCCAAAAACGGTTTTCGTCGGCATCTTTGGCTGTGCTGCGGTCATTGCCGGTGCGGCCGGGATTGCCGCCGATAGGCGCGGCCCAGGTGCCGCTGATTTGATAGCGGTTATATTGGGTCAGGTTTATGCTGATGCCGCCGCCCGATAGTTGGTAATTGTTTTTTCCGCTAAGGTTATTGATGGCGTTTGCCCAGGCGTGGTCATGCAGGGTGATGTGCCCGGTATCGATAAAACTGAGCATTTGCAGTTTGCCGATAGGCGTGGCATATGGCAGATCCCAGCGTAGTTCGGTGTTGATCACCCAGCCGTGGTCGCCGCTGGCTTCACCTATTGGATAAGCCCTAACCCCGGCCGGACCGCCTAAAATAAATTTTTCGGAAGAATCGAGATTGCCGTTGGCTTGCTGGCCGTTAAGGGCGCCGTACAGAGAAAATTGCTCGTTAAGTTTTTGCAATCGCGCCAGGATATAGGTGAATTTGGCAAAACCGCCTTGGGTTTTCGGACCTTGTAGATCGTTGTATAAGTCGTCGGCATTGTCGCTACGGTCTAAATCGCCCGCCACCATGCCGATGCGGCCGTTGCTGATGCCGCCGCCAAACCAACTATCCAGGGTATTCGCGGTTAAGCTGACAAGTGCTTCATTGATTTGCCTGTCGCTAAGGTTTCCTGTCGACCAATTGTCGCGCAGGGCACGATGGTCGAAGCCGACACTTCCCCATAGGCTAGGTTGCCGACTGCGGATAAACGGATAACTAAAGCCCGTGCCAACGGTATTGGCTTCCCCGGCAAATTTTGCGCCTGGAAAATAGCCGTCCAGCAAATGGTATTGCAGATTGCTGTAATGCAGATCCATGCCCAGACCGTTTGCCGTTAGCGGTACGGTATAGCGGGCGCTGCCTAACATGGTGCCTTCCGAGCCGGTCATGGTTAACCTTAGCTGGTCGCCAATTCTTAACGGATCGTTGATATTCAGTAGGCCGTTACCGCGCCATGTCCCGGCATATCGGTTGCCGAAATTATCGCTCCAAACACCGCCTGTTAACAAAGAGCCCTCTTTAATGTTCACCGTCACTTTGGATGTGCCCGCCGCAGTGCCGCCGCCTAAGCTGGCCTGCGCATTTAGGCCGGGCATGTCGTTAATCAACA
Encoded proteins:
- a CDS encoding ShlB/FhaC/HecB family hemolysin secretion/activation protein — protein: MEINTSYLTKPLTFISLAGYCISASALDAGQLLNEQQRTQPPNQPQLNEIERPAQELKFDDVQATDKIKIKTIRFQGAEHLNLDPQLSQWVAEAIGKELSFAQLQQLAEHVTRQLRNSGYLLSKAYLPKQDVTEGEIQINILQGQVDKDGLTIKGDGLRINELRLQDVLQQSVRAGQALRKDELERSLLLINDMPGLNAQASLGGGTAAGTSKVTVNIKEGSLLTGGVWSDNFGNRYAGTWRGNGLLNINDPLRIGDQLRLTMTGSEGTMLGSARYTVPLTANGLGMDLHYSNLQYHLLDGYFPGAKFAGEANTVGTGFSYPFIRSRQPSLWGSVGFDHRALRDNWSTGNLSDRQINEALVSLTANTLDSWFGGGISNGRIGMVAGDLDRSDNADDLYNDLQGPKTQGGFAKFTYILARLQKLNEQFSLYGALNGQQANGNLDSSEKFILGGPAGVRAYPIGEASGDHGWVINTELRWDLPYATPIGKLQMLSFIDTGHITLHDHAWANAINNLSGKNNYQLSGGGISINLTQYNRYQISGTWAAPIGGNPGRTGNDRSTAKDADENRFWLQAMLWF